Proteins encoded in a region of the Megalops cyprinoides isolate fMegCyp1 chromosome 3, fMegCyp1.pri, whole genome shotgun sequence genome:
- the LOC118774597 gene encoding protocadherin beta-15-like isoform X3: protein MEPVVRKIRSTWTGQVIVVLLLCACALHSVSAQIRYSIPEELEHGAFVSNIAEDLGFDVSKLSARRFRIVSGARKQYLDVSLENGILFVNEEIDREELCEQSSACFLHLQVVIENPLELYRVEVEILDVNDNSPTLPWTEFNLDISESAAPGSRFPLESAQDLDVGTNSLRTYLLSVNEHFVLDIQTRSDGSKFAELVLETPLDREQQKTHQMVLTAVDGGTPERSGTAQITVTVLDANDNAPVFDQTFYRVRLVENAPRGSLVIKLNASDLDEGSNGEITYSFSGHAPLKVRQLFSVDPYTGEIRVKGVVDYEKARMHEIYVQAKDKGPSAVAVHCKVLINVLDVNDNLPEVILTSVSTPVQEDAPPGTVIAVISVMDLDSRENGNVDCTIPNNIPFQLHSSFTNYYTLVTSEFLDRETVSEYNITLTARDLGTPPLSTRKTIVVQVSDVNDNTPRFAKPSYTVYVTENNAPGASICSVTAFDPDSNQNAYLSYSILEDQIQGMPVSTYVSINSDNGNIYALRSFDYEQLRNFQIRVRAQDAGFPPLSSNVTVTVFVLDQNDNAPVIVSPVPQNDTVATEVVPRLVDAGYLVAKITAIDADAGQNSRLSYQVLQATDSTLFSVALYTGEIRTIRRLVDKDATRQRLVILVKDNGQPPLSATVSIILSVVDSVPESLSDFGDLTRSPQSPSDLPLYLIVSLSAISFIFLVAIIVLAAVKGYRDKHSIRGYNLSLSACCGFRAEASTEVFKKSNLNLQVSTGAKMPTSCAEPCSPTTAPPKNNTKGVEHLAPAWSAQNRGQAVNNGATTPCELKLPNTDRALLKNQQTCTIRSYSSIHEEGTLPRPGPRKAPDRDSAASPAGSQYWTWGSHIRDYKMSPPASGVPNCSWTPRYAPPPQRCIDPPPDYQHNVYIPGSPSGCGAAWRTLRDRQDTRDSFSTFGKKRRFASSYEPRDNAVINNELFAK from the exons ATGGAGCCGGTGGTCAGGAAAATACGATCGACTTGGACAGGGCAAGTGATTGTGGTTTTGCTTCTGTGCGCGTGTGCTCTGCATTCAGTTTCCGCACAGATACGATACTCGATTCCGGAAGAATTGGAGCACGGGGCTTTTGTTAGCAACATAGCGGAGGATCTTGGGTTCGACGTGTCTAAACTCTCTGCACGCAGATTTCGGATAGTTTCAGGCGCCAGGAAGCAGTATTTGGACGTCAGTTTAGAGAATGGTATTTTATTTGTCAACGAAGAGATTGATCGCGAGGAGCTCTGCGAGCAAagttctgcatgttttttgcatttgcaggTCGTCATTGAAAACCCTTTAGAACTATACAGGGTGGAGGTAGAGATTTTGGATGTGAACGACAATTCTCCCACTTTGCCTTGGACTGAATTTAACCTGGATATATCCGAGTCGGCAGCGCCCGGGTCCCGTTTCCCGCTCGAGAGCGCACAGGATCTGGACGTGGGCACAAACTCTCTTCGCACGTACTTGCTGAGTGTGAACGAGCACTTTGTCCTCGACATCCAGACGCGCAGCGACGGCAGCAAGTTTGCGGAGCTGGTGCTCGAGACTCCGctggacagagagcagcagaagaCGCACCAAATGGTGCTGACAGCGGTGGACGGGGGCACGCCGGAGAGGTCCGGGACCGCGCAGATCACCGTCACCGTGCTGGATGCAAATGACAATGCGCCTGTTTTCGATCAGACTTTTTATCGCGTGAGGCTGGTGGAGAACGCACCCAGAGGCTCTCTAGTGATTAAACTCAACGCCTCGGATTTGGATGAAGGCTCAAACGGGGAAATAACCTACTCCTTCAGCGGACACGCGCCTCTGAAAGTGCGGCAGCTGTTTAGCGTGGACCCCTACACGGGCGAAATTAGAGTAAAAGGCGTCGTGGATTACGAAAAAGCCAGAATGCATGAGATATATGTGCAAGCAAAGGACAAAGGTCCATCGGCTGTCGCTGTACACTGTAAAGTACTCATCAATGTTTTAGATGTGAATGACAACCTTCCAGAGGTGATCCTAACCTCGGTGTCTACGCCCGTTCAGGAGGACGCTCCTCCGGGGACCGTGATCGCAGTCATAAGTGTAATGGATCTGGATTCCAGGGAAAATGGGAACGTGGACTGCACGATTCCCAATAATATACCATTTCAGCTCCACTCCTCGTTTACCAATTATTATACTTTGGTCACGAGCGAGTTTCTAGACAGAGAAACAGTGTCCGAGTATAACATTACCCTCACCGCGAGGGACCTCGGCACACCGCCTCTGTCCACTAGAAAAACAATTGTAGTTCAAGTGTCTGACGTTAACGACAATACTCCTCGCTTCGCAAAGCCATCGTACACTGTCTATGTGACTGAAAATAATGCCCCTGGCGCTTCCATTTGCTCGGTGACTGCCTTCGACCCCGATTCCAATCAGAACGCGTATCTGTCCTACTCTATTCTGGAGGACCAAATTCAGGGCATGCCGGTGTCCACTTACGTCTCCATCAACTCAGACAACGGCAACATCTACGCGCTGCGCTCTTTCGACTATGAGCAACTGAGAAACTTTCAGATTCGTGTCCGGGCTCAAGACGCTGGCTTCCCGCCTCTGAGCAGCAACGTAACCGTTACTGTCTTTGTTTTGGACCAGAACGACAACGCGCCGGTCATCGTCTCTCCTGTACCCCAAAACGACACTGTGGCCACGGAGGTGGTACCTCGGTTGGTTGACGCTGGTTACCTTGTTGCGAAAATCACCGCTATTGACGCTGACGCAGGACAAAACTCGCGACTCTCCTACCAGGTTCTCCAGGCAACAGACTCGACTTTGTTTAGCGTTGCCCTTTATACGGGCGAAATCAGGACAATACGTCGATTGGTGGATAAAGACGCCACGAGGCAAAGGCTGGTCATTTTAGTCAAGGACAACGGTCAGCCGCCCCTTTCGGCCACTGTTTCCATCATCTTATCAGTAGTTGACAGCGTGCCAGAATCGCTGTCCGATTTCGGCGACCTTACCCGAAGCCCCCAGTCTCCCTCCGATCTCCCTTTGTATTTAATCGTGTCTCTGAGCgctatttcattcatatttctgGTGGCTATAATTGTCCTGGCTGCTGTAAAAGGATACAGGGACAAACACTCTATCAGGGGATATAACCTCTCCCTCAGCGCTTGCTGCGGGTTTCGCGCCGAGGCTTCCACGGAGGTCTTTAAAAAATCCAACCTAAACCTGCAGGTATCCACTGGAGCTAAAATGCCCACGAGCTGCGCAG AGCCATGTAGCCCGACCACAGCACCGCCCAAAAACAACACGAAGGGTGTGGAGCACCTGGCGCCAGCTTGGAGCGCGCAAAACCGGGGCCAGGCAGTGAACAACGGAGCAACGACTCCGTGTGAG TTGAAGCTGCCGAACACTGACCGGGCTTTGCTGAAGAACCAGCAGACCTGCACGATCAGGAG CTACAGCTCCATCCACGAGGAGGGGACCCTGCCACGCCCAGGCCCGCGAAAGGCACCAGACAGAGACAGCGCCGCCTCTCCCGCGGGCAGCCAGTACTGGACCTGGGGGAGCCACATCCGCG ATTACAAGATGTCACCCCCTGCATCTGGCGTTCCAAACTGCTCGTGGACCCCCAGATACGCCCCACCTCCGCAGCGCTGCATCGACCCGCCGCCTGACTACCAGCACAACGTCTACATTCCCGGCAGCCCCAGCGGCTGCGGCGCCGCCTGGCGCACGCTCCGGGACCGGCAGGACACCAGGGACTCCTTCTCAACCTTCGGGAAGAAGAGGCGCTTCGCGTCCAGCTACGAGCCCAGGGACAACGCTGTGATCAACAACGAGCTTTTTGCCAAGTGA
- the LOC118774597 gene encoding protocadherin-10-like isoform X1: MEPVVRKIRSTWTGQVIVVLLLCACALHSVSAQIRYSIPEELEHGAFVSNIAEDLGFDVSKLSARRFRIVSGARKQYLDVSLENGILFVNEEIDREELCEQSSACFLHLQVVIENPLELYRVEVEILDVNDNSPTLPWTEFNLDISESAAPGSRFPLESAQDLDVGTNSLRTYLLSVNEHFVLDIQTRSDGSKFAELVLETPLDREQQKTHQMVLTAVDGGTPERSGTAQITVTVLDANDNAPVFDQTFYRVRLVENAPRGSLVIKLNASDLDEGSNGEITYSFSGHAPLKVRQLFSVDPYTGEIRVKGVVDYEKARMHEIYVQAKDKGPSAVAVHCKVLINVLDVNDNLPEVILTSVSTPVQEDAPPGTVIAVISVMDLDSRENGNVDCTIPNNIPFQLHSSFTNYYTLVTSEFLDRETVSEYNITLTARDLGTPPLSTRKTIVVQVSDVNDNTPRFAKPSYTVYVTENNAPGASICSVTAFDPDSNQNAYLSYSILEDQIQGMPVSTYVSINSDNGNIYALRSFDYEQLRNFQIRVRAQDAGFPPLSSNVTVTVFVLDQNDNAPVIVSPVPQNDTVATEVVPRLVDAGYLVAKITAIDADAGQNSRLSYQVLQATDSTLFSVALYTGEIRTIRRLVDKDATRQRLVILVKDNGQPPLSATVSIILSVVDSVPESLSDFGDLTRSPQSPSDLPLYLIVSLSAISFIFLVAIIVLAAVKGYRDKHSIRGYNLSLSACCGFRAEASTEVFKKSNLNLQVSTGAKMPTSCAEGHSNSALSQAYCYKMCFAPDSAKSDFMFIKPCSPTTAPPKNNTKGVEHLAPAWSAQNRGQAVNNGATTPCELKLPNTDRALLKNQQTCTIRSYSSIHEEGTLPRPGPRKAPDRDSAASPAGSQYWTWGSHIRDYKMSPPASGVPNCSWTPRYAPPPQRCIDPPPDYQHNVYIPGSPSGCGAAWRTLRDRQDTRDSFSTFGKKRRFASSYEPRDNAVINNELFAK, from the exons ATGGAGCCGGTGGTCAGGAAAATACGATCGACTTGGACAGGGCAAGTGATTGTGGTTTTGCTTCTGTGCGCGTGTGCTCTGCATTCAGTTTCCGCACAGATACGATACTCGATTCCGGAAGAATTGGAGCACGGGGCTTTTGTTAGCAACATAGCGGAGGATCTTGGGTTCGACGTGTCTAAACTCTCTGCACGCAGATTTCGGATAGTTTCAGGCGCCAGGAAGCAGTATTTGGACGTCAGTTTAGAGAATGGTATTTTATTTGTCAACGAAGAGATTGATCGCGAGGAGCTCTGCGAGCAAagttctgcatgttttttgcatttgcaggTCGTCATTGAAAACCCTTTAGAACTATACAGGGTGGAGGTAGAGATTTTGGATGTGAACGACAATTCTCCCACTTTGCCTTGGACTGAATTTAACCTGGATATATCCGAGTCGGCAGCGCCCGGGTCCCGTTTCCCGCTCGAGAGCGCACAGGATCTGGACGTGGGCACAAACTCTCTTCGCACGTACTTGCTGAGTGTGAACGAGCACTTTGTCCTCGACATCCAGACGCGCAGCGACGGCAGCAAGTTTGCGGAGCTGGTGCTCGAGACTCCGctggacagagagcagcagaagaCGCACCAAATGGTGCTGACAGCGGTGGACGGGGGCACGCCGGAGAGGTCCGGGACCGCGCAGATCACCGTCACCGTGCTGGATGCAAATGACAATGCGCCTGTTTTCGATCAGACTTTTTATCGCGTGAGGCTGGTGGAGAACGCACCCAGAGGCTCTCTAGTGATTAAACTCAACGCCTCGGATTTGGATGAAGGCTCAAACGGGGAAATAACCTACTCCTTCAGCGGACACGCGCCTCTGAAAGTGCGGCAGCTGTTTAGCGTGGACCCCTACACGGGCGAAATTAGAGTAAAAGGCGTCGTGGATTACGAAAAAGCCAGAATGCATGAGATATATGTGCAAGCAAAGGACAAAGGTCCATCGGCTGTCGCTGTACACTGTAAAGTACTCATCAATGTTTTAGATGTGAATGACAACCTTCCAGAGGTGATCCTAACCTCGGTGTCTACGCCCGTTCAGGAGGACGCTCCTCCGGGGACCGTGATCGCAGTCATAAGTGTAATGGATCTGGATTCCAGGGAAAATGGGAACGTGGACTGCACGATTCCCAATAATATACCATTTCAGCTCCACTCCTCGTTTACCAATTATTATACTTTGGTCACGAGCGAGTTTCTAGACAGAGAAACAGTGTCCGAGTATAACATTACCCTCACCGCGAGGGACCTCGGCACACCGCCTCTGTCCACTAGAAAAACAATTGTAGTTCAAGTGTCTGACGTTAACGACAATACTCCTCGCTTCGCAAAGCCATCGTACACTGTCTATGTGACTGAAAATAATGCCCCTGGCGCTTCCATTTGCTCGGTGACTGCCTTCGACCCCGATTCCAATCAGAACGCGTATCTGTCCTACTCTATTCTGGAGGACCAAATTCAGGGCATGCCGGTGTCCACTTACGTCTCCATCAACTCAGACAACGGCAACATCTACGCGCTGCGCTCTTTCGACTATGAGCAACTGAGAAACTTTCAGATTCGTGTCCGGGCTCAAGACGCTGGCTTCCCGCCTCTGAGCAGCAACGTAACCGTTACTGTCTTTGTTTTGGACCAGAACGACAACGCGCCGGTCATCGTCTCTCCTGTACCCCAAAACGACACTGTGGCCACGGAGGTGGTACCTCGGTTGGTTGACGCTGGTTACCTTGTTGCGAAAATCACCGCTATTGACGCTGACGCAGGACAAAACTCGCGACTCTCCTACCAGGTTCTCCAGGCAACAGACTCGACTTTGTTTAGCGTTGCCCTTTATACGGGCGAAATCAGGACAATACGTCGATTGGTGGATAAAGACGCCACGAGGCAAAGGCTGGTCATTTTAGTCAAGGACAACGGTCAGCCGCCCCTTTCGGCCACTGTTTCCATCATCTTATCAGTAGTTGACAGCGTGCCAGAATCGCTGTCCGATTTCGGCGACCTTACCCGAAGCCCCCAGTCTCCCTCCGATCTCCCTTTGTATTTAATCGTGTCTCTGAGCgctatttcattcatatttctgGTGGCTATAATTGTCCTGGCTGCTGTAAAAGGATACAGGGACAAACACTCTATCAGGGGATATAACCTCTCCCTCAGCGCTTGCTGCGGGTTTCGCGCCGAGGCTTCCACGGAGGTCTTTAAAAAATCCAACCTAAACCTGCAGGTATCCACTGGAGCTAAAATGCCCACGAGCTGCGCAGAGGGGCATAGCAACAGCGCTCTGTCCCAAGCCTACtgttacaaaatgtgtttcGCCCCGGATTCAGCAAAGAGTGACTTCATGTTTATTAAGCCATGTAGCCCGACCACAGCACCGCCCAAAAACAACACGAAGGGTGTGGAGCACCTGGCGCCAGCTTGGAGCGCGCAAAACCGGGGCCAGGCAGTGAACAACGGAGCAACGACTCCGTGTGAG TTGAAGCTGCCGAACACTGACCGGGCTTTGCTGAAGAACCAGCAGACCTGCACGATCAGGAG CTACAGCTCCATCCACGAGGAGGGGACCCTGCCACGCCCAGGCCCGCGAAAGGCACCAGACAGAGACAGCGCCGCCTCTCCCGCGGGCAGCCAGTACTGGACCTGGGGGAGCCACATCCGCG ATTACAAGATGTCACCCCCTGCATCTGGCGTTCCAAACTGCTCGTGGACCCCCAGATACGCCCCACCTCCGCAGCGCTGCATCGACCCGCCGCCTGACTACCAGCACAACGTCTACATTCCCGGCAGCCCCAGCGGCTGCGGCGCCGCCTGGCGCACGCTCCGGGACCGGCAGGACACCAGGGACTCCTTCTCAACCTTCGGGAAGAAGAGGCGCTTCGCGTCCAGCTACGAGCCCAGGGACAACGCTGTGATCAACAACGAGCTTTTTGCCAAGTGA
- the LOC118774597 gene encoding protocadherin-10-like isoform X2, whose amino-acid sequence MEPVVRKIRSTWTGQVIVVLLLCACALHSVSAQIRYSIPEELEHGAFVSNIAEDLGFDVSKLSARRFRIVSGARKQYLDVSLENGILFVNEEIDREELCEQSSACFLHLQVVIENPLELYRVEVEILDVNDNSPTLPWTEFNLDISESAAPGSRFPLESAQDLDVGTNSLRTYLLSVNEHFVLDIQTRSDGSKFAELVLETPLDREQQKTHQMVLTAVDGGTPERSGTAQITVTVLDANDNAPVFDQTFYRVRLVENAPRGSLVIKLNASDLDEGSNGEITYSFSGHAPLKVRQLFSVDPYTGEIRVKGVVDYEKARMHEIYVQAKDKGPSAVAVHCKVLINVLDVNDNLPEVILTSVSTPVQEDAPPGTVIAVISVMDLDSRENGNVDCTIPNNIPFQLHSSFTNYYTLVTSEFLDRETVSEYNITLTARDLGTPPLSTRKTIVVQVSDVNDNTPRFAKPSYTVYVTENNAPGASICSVTAFDPDSNQNAYLSYSILEDQIQGMPVSTYVSINSDNGNIYALRSFDYEQLRNFQIRVRAQDAGFPPLSSNVTVTVFVLDQNDNAPVIVSPVPQNDTVATEVVPRLVDAGYLVAKITAIDADAGQNSRLSYQVLQATDSTLFSVALYTGEIRTIRRLVDKDATRQRLVILVKDNGQPPLSATVSIILSVVDSVPESLSDFGDLTRSPQSPSDLPLYLIVSLSAISFIFLVAIIVLAAVKGYRDKHSIRGYNLSLSACCGFRAEASTEVFKKSNLNLQVSTGAKMPTSCAEGHSNSALSQAYCYKMCFAPDSAKSDFMFIKPCSPTTAPPKNNTKGVEHLAPAWSAQNRGQAVNNGATTPCELKLPNTDRALLKNQQTCTIRSYSSIHEEGTLPRPGPRKAPDRDSAASPAGSQYWTWGSHIRGEKNYKMSPPASGVPNCSWTPRYAPPPQRCIDPPPDYQHNVYIPGSPSGCGAAWRTLRDRQDTRDSFSTFGKKRRFASSYEPRDNAVINNELFAK is encoded by the exons ATGGAGCCGGTGGTCAGGAAAATACGATCGACTTGGACAGGGCAAGTGATTGTGGTTTTGCTTCTGTGCGCGTGTGCTCTGCATTCAGTTTCCGCACAGATACGATACTCGATTCCGGAAGAATTGGAGCACGGGGCTTTTGTTAGCAACATAGCGGAGGATCTTGGGTTCGACGTGTCTAAACTCTCTGCACGCAGATTTCGGATAGTTTCAGGCGCCAGGAAGCAGTATTTGGACGTCAGTTTAGAGAATGGTATTTTATTTGTCAACGAAGAGATTGATCGCGAGGAGCTCTGCGAGCAAagttctgcatgttttttgcatttgcaggTCGTCATTGAAAACCCTTTAGAACTATACAGGGTGGAGGTAGAGATTTTGGATGTGAACGACAATTCTCCCACTTTGCCTTGGACTGAATTTAACCTGGATATATCCGAGTCGGCAGCGCCCGGGTCCCGTTTCCCGCTCGAGAGCGCACAGGATCTGGACGTGGGCACAAACTCTCTTCGCACGTACTTGCTGAGTGTGAACGAGCACTTTGTCCTCGACATCCAGACGCGCAGCGACGGCAGCAAGTTTGCGGAGCTGGTGCTCGAGACTCCGctggacagagagcagcagaagaCGCACCAAATGGTGCTGACAGCGGTGGACGGGGGCACGCCGGAGAGGTCCGGGACCGCGCAGATCACCGTCACCGTGCTGGATGCAAATGACAATGCGCCTGTTTTCGATCAGACTTTTTATCGCGTGAGGCTGGTGGAGAACGCACCCAGAGGCTCTCTAGTGATTAAACTCAACGCCTCGGATTTGGATGAAGGCTCAAACGGGGAAATAACCTACTCCTTCAGCGGACACGCGCCTCTGAAAGTGCGGCAGCTGTTTAGCGTGGACCCCTACACGGGCGAAATTAGAGTAAAAGGCGTCGTGGATTACGAAAAAGCCAGAATGCATGAGATATATGTGCAAGCAAAGGACAAAGGTCCATCGGCTGTCGCTGTACACTGTAAAGTACTCATCAATGTTTTAGATGTGAATGACAACCTTCCAGAGGTGATCCTAACCTCGGTGTCTACGCCCGTTCAGGAGGACGCTCCTCCGGGGACCGTGATCGCAGTCATAAGTGTAATGGATCTGGATTCCAGGGAAAATGGGAACGTGGACTGCACGATTCCCAATAATATACCATTTCAGCTCCACTCCTCGTTTACCAATTATTATACTTTGGTCACGAGCGAGTTTCTAGACAGAGAAACAGTGTCCGAGTATAACATTACCCTCACCGCGAGGGACCTCGGCACACCGCCTCTGTCCACTAGAAAAACAATTGTAGTTCAAGTGTCTGACGTTAACGACAATACTCCTCGCTTCGCAAAGCCATCGTACACTGTCTATGTGACTGAAAATAATGCCCCTGGCGCTTCCATTTGCTCGGTGACTGCCTTCGACCCCGATTCCAATCAGAACGCGTATCTGTCCTACTCTATTCTGGAGGACCAAATTCAGGGCATGCCGGTGTCCACTTACGTCTCCATCAACTCAGACAACGGCAACATCTACGCGCTGCGCTCTTTCGACTATGAGCAACTGAGAAACTTTCAGATTCGTGTCCGGGCTCAAGACGCTGGCTTCCCGCCTCTGAGCAGCAACGTAACCGTTACTGTCTTTGTTTTGGACCAGAACGACAACGCGCCGGTCATCGTCTCTCCTGTACCCCAAAACGACACTGTGGCCACGGAGGTGGTACCTCGGTTGGTTGACGCTGGTTACCTTGTTGCGAAAATCACCGCTATTGACGCTGACGCAGGACAAAACTCGCGACTCTCCTACCAGGTTCTCCAGGCAACAGACTCGACTTTGTTTAGCGTTGCCCTTTATACGGGCGAAATCAGGACAATACGTCGATTGGTGGATAAAGACGCCACGAGGCAAAGGCTGGTCATTTTAGTCAAGGACAACGGTCAGCCGCCCCTTTCGGCCACTGTTTCCATCATCTTATCAGTAGTTGACAGCGTGCCAGAATCGCTGTCCGATTTCGGCGACCTTACCCGAAGCCCCCAGTCTCCCTCCGATCTCCCTTTGTATTTAATCGTGTCTCTGAGCgctatttcattcatatttctgGTGGCTATAATTGTCCTGGCTGCTGTAAAAGGATACAGGGACAAACACTCTATCAGGGGATATAACCTCTCCCTCAGCGCTTGCTGCGGGTTTCGCGCCGAGGCTTCCACGGAGGTCTTTAAAAAATCCAACCTAAACCTGCAGGTATCCACTGGAGCTAAAATGCCCACGAGCTGCGCAGAGGGGCATAGCAACAGCGCTCTGTCCCAAGCCTACtgttacaaaatgtgtttcGCCCCGGATTCAGCAAAGAGTGACTTCATGTTTATTAAGCCATGTAGCCCGACCACAGCACCGCCCAAAAACAACACGAAGGGTGTGGAGCACCTGGCGCCAGCTTGGAGCGCGCAAAACCGGGGCCAGGCAGTGAACAACGGAGCAACGACTCCGTGTGAG TTGAAGCTGCCGAACACTGACCGGGCTTTGCTGAAGAACCAGCAGACCTGCACGATCAGGAG CTACAGCTCCATCCACGAGGAGGGGACCCTGCCACGCCCAGGCCCGCGAAAGGCACCAGACAGAGACAGCGCCGCCTCTCCCGCGGGCAGCCAGTACTGGACCTGGGGGAGCCACATCCGCGGTGA GAAGA ATTACAAGATGTCACCCCCTGCATCTGGCGTTCCAAACTGCTCGTGGACCCCCAGATACGCCCCACCTCCGCAGCGCTGCATCGACCCGCCGCCTGACTACCAGCACAACGTCTACATTCCCGGCAGCCCCAGCGGCTGCGGCGCCGCCTGGCGCACGCTCCGGGACCGGCAGGACACCAGGGACTCCTTCTCAACCTTCGGGAAGAAGAGGCGCTTCGCGTCCAGCTACGAGCCCAGGGACAACGCTGTGATCAACAACGAGCTTTTTGCCAAGTGA